In Vitis vinifera cultivar Pinot Noir 40024 chromosome 4, ASM3070453v1, the genomic window TAGACTTTATACCATTTCGTCTTTGCCCATTCCAAAGCCTACTGTTTACAATTACCTCACCGAATTGCAAGAATGATACTATGTTATTCGGATTTGGtgaattaaaaatcacaatGTGTGCGTTACCTCTATGTTCCAAGGATTCAAGCAGCTAGCCCTCTTCTCTCAAATTAAGTTCACTTTTCCATTCTTGAATTCCCCCTGTAAACCTTTCTATTTCCTTACATTTTTCGCCCAACCCAAACGGCCAAACCTCATTCATATCATTGAAGAGAACAAAAACAAcggttttaattttatttgtaaaggaTGGATTCATAGACAGCTAGTGAGGTAAAAACATGAAGagaaaatcaacaaaaacaCAGAAGAATACACCCcacatgatgatgatgatgatgatgatgggcGGCAGTGGAACATTACTTGCGAGGATGAGTGTCCTGGGGCTCCGCCGTGCCGGTGGCAACTTTGGCCACATCTTTGGCAGTGGCCTCAGGCTTTTTCATGGCGTACAATGTGAAGTAGCCAAGGGTGGCTGCAATGAGGAAGCCAGCAACCGCCATTGTTGGAGGACTGTAAGGCAATTTACGCCTCTGGTGCAGCACTTCCCCTGGGTTGTGTCCAGGCGGCCTCTTGGAAGCCTCTACTCCCTTTGTTTTAACCTCTTCGTCCTTCATCATGTGGGTGTCCGCCATCTTCCTCCACTCCTCCTTCCCACTCATTCCCATCTCTCCTAGTCTCCCATCAACACCTCAAGCCTGGAAAGGTTCAAAAGTGGTTCATGGTGGGCTGACACGTTTCAGGGAGGCATTGAGTGGGGGTTTGAGAATTGGGCACGTTGCGCCTCTTGTCTTGGTGTTTCGACAAGTGGGCAGTCACTGGTTTGTTTCCGGGCTTAGAATGGTACACGCGTCACTGCCTCggtaatttatttgaattagtTGTCCACCGCAAAATTACGTAGAATCAACGTTAGTTCAATATCTCTGTATTTAAGAGCTGGCCCTAATTTTAGGAATAATTTTATTCCATCTAAcacttaaataaaaattttcaaaagttagaaaattttgaaacatttttaaaaatgaaagattgtgtttgatagtgattttaaaaaatatttttaatatttgaaaaatacaaattttaaaatattaaaaatattaaaagtgttttctaaaatcattattaaacaaattttgaatgattttttaatattataagtaatttttcaaaattttaaaagtgttttttaaaatttgtcaaatacctaatttttttttaaaatactttttaaactaaaaacactttctataattattatcaaatagattttaaaagtatatttgataatgattttaaaaaatatttctaatagtTCTTACACTCGGAATTTTTATAttacaagtattaaaaaaacaaaaaatatttcttaaaatcattattaaccACAGTGTAaatttcattctttatatatttattcacTATCTCATTCTTTGTAGCCTTTCCATTATCGAAATTGTTCCTAATAATAAACCTCATTCgtgtatttttataattttggtgactactttattttaaaataactaatttattatcatatttatttcaaCCAAAATTTGTAGGTCCTTTTGTGAATGAGAAAGAGTAGTTTGGCAACATTCAATGACAAATTAAGATATGCttgtaattgttttcaaaaatagttttttttttttcaaaagaacaaaagtagaaaaatatatttgacaataagaaaatataaaataattttttgttcttaaaaataaaaaatagagtgttttgagaaaacattttaaaattatttttacttttttaaagattaatttaaaaataattatacaaatataaataatgattaaaagtaaaatactacatataaattttatttttaaaatatatctgaaaatataaaaaatattttagattttcaaacaaatcctaaaataccaaaaaagtAGAACATATGATAAATGACAATCGATATTTTAATATAGTATTATTATATCTATTGtagatagaataaaaaaaaaaagatgaataatatatcatataaagTATGATGAGTGATTGAATAACTTAAATGATAAATGTGGATTAtaccaaaaatcaaacatcaaCTTAATAATCTAATAACTTAAAtgtgatttaatttaaatttattttaaataattaaatattaagtattaaaaattatcaaacatactttcaaatcaatattaataaaatatttagagaTTAAATTGagatcatttttatatttcactccataaaaaattctaattttgcTTCATTCTACCctcataaaagaataaaatttaacaaaaattattaaaaaaagaaaaattatatttttcaaattcgaTATCTTCataaaagattaattttaaaaatattcaccttaaattccttttatcttttctttttctcaaattctCTATGATTTAAAACATCTctcaatatttataatttttttgcaatctttaaacaaaaaataaacaactattTGATATTCCGTTGAGattaccaaaagaaaaaagaaaaaaaaataaaaattcaaataaatatgaAACGATGATGGGGGCATGAGGGGGTGTAGCTCAAATGGTAGAGCGCTCGCTTTGCATGCGAGAGGCACGGGGTTCGATCCCCCGCACCTCCACTATTTTCCCTCCACTATTTTCCCTTCTTCCATTATTCTGCTTGCTTAGGTGGCATCTTTTAATTTGGTTTCCCTGCATAGGtggcatcctttttattgtgTCATCAAAACCTTTTGCAGCACaactttttatgttttttacttttttttgaCCGTTGAAACCTTGTTGTCTCtttttcacttttgttttttaacGTTATGCTAACGGATAGAGTCACCCATATCCTTGAATACCCAGAAAACCACCTGGACCACTTCAAACCTGCCATCAGACTCCTCCTAACGGCTAGTTTTCTTCCCCCACATTTCTCCCCCTCTATAAATTCAGAATCCTCGCAAGTCTTATTCACATCTCACTCTAAAATTTTCACTCTCTCTAGAAAATTCACACTCttgtctttctttctctttctaggCAGGCAACTCCCATGGCTGGTTTCTTGAGAGCTCTGTGTTATTCTCAGGTTCTGGTGTTTTTACTCTCCATCACCTGCTCAGCAGCCAAAGAATTCTTGGTTGGAGGCAAGACCAATGCGTGGAAGATCCCATCTTCCCAATCCGATTCTCTCAACAAATGGGCTGAGAGCTCTCGCTTCCTGGTCGGCGACTCTCTcggtaataataacaataataatttcatCTTCTTCTATGATCACCATCATCTCTCATTCTTGTCtgtgattttaataaatttttgtttttttcgcGTGTGTAGTGTGGACATACGACAAAGAGAAAGATTCAGTGTTGAAGGTGAGGAGGGAAGCATACATAAGCTGCAACACATCAGACGCCATTGAAGAGTACAACGGCGGGAACACCAAGGTGACGCTGGATAAATCTGGGCCTCACTATTTCATCAGTGGGGCTGACGGGCACTGCGAGAAGGGGCAGAAGGTCATAGTGGTGGTGCTGTCTCAGAGGCACAGGTTGGTTGGCGTTTCTCCTGCCCCTTCTCCCTCCGAGGTAGAGGGTCCTGCCGTGGCTCCCACTAGCGATGCTTCCAGTTTCAAGGCTGGGTATTTGGTGGCTTTAGGGGTTTTGGTAGGGTTTATGTGGATGTAGGGATTTGGGAATTGATTCATTTGATCATGGAAGGTGGGGGGGAGTTTGGtctaaattttttgttgaaattatttaatttttttggttgcCTTTTTTGGATGTGGGCTTTTCTCATGATATGTAGTTGAGACTAAttcattgattattttatttattactcaTGCGCCTTGTCAACTCCTTCAATCTGAACACTACTTTCCTAATAAACATTGTTAATCAAACGACAACACAACATGCTCAGTACAAAGGGAAAAGAGAAACTGGAGGGTACAAAGGGAAAAGAGAAACTGGAGGTGATGTGCGAAtgagacccaaaaaaaaaagccccTCCTCTGCAAAGAGTCTCAACACTTTTTTTGGTCGCGCTCAGTACAAAACCCAAATGAATTCCTGGAAACCAATGAATTTTCATCAACGTCTTTATTCTGTGGGATAATTTAAAAACACTCATATTTTTACAGTTGCTTCATAGTAACAACTTGacaaaataacaataacaaaacAACCCCAGAAAATTCTCAACATTGAAAGAAATCAAAGACAACTTAATCTTCCTCATCCAAGCACCATCCTCACTGGTTTCAcaatacaaacaaacaaatcaatTAGGGTTGCTTAAGAATGTGAATGTGACCCAGGTTGCTTTTAGATAGGAAACGGAAATTTATTAAACTggaataaagaaaaaggaagaataagTGGGTTCTTTCAAGAAGAACAAACAACCCAATCACAGCCCAAACAATAATGAGAAACATTAAACATCTTAAACCTAGCCCATctcatcaaaattaaaacacacACGCACGTACATGCACATACACAAAGCCTTCTTCATATTAGAATGTAGGCACCCAACTGAAGGAGGTGCCCATACCCCAAGAGAAATCTAACCCTTGTCAAATGATCAGAATGCCTAGATAGCTACTATCTTCATAGGTATAGAAGAGGCCAAGAGATAATGCTTTCAATAGAACATGAGCCTCCATTCTGTGATTAATTAGAACTAATGACTTCTACAATATTTGACCTAAAGCAACTGGTTGAACACAAGCATGATATGTGCCGACTTAAAAATTCTCTAACCTTTTCTCTTTTACTCTCAAGATGAACCcctaatcatgttttaatgataacaaatcatggttaagttactaattggtttgaattataaagaatttcaggtgttaATTTGGATATTCATCAAATaacctaatggatgcaagatcaagatttttgaaagaccttttaatcataggaaacatatgtgtaatgaatgcatgggtgcacttaggattttcatatcatttcatccatttttaaaaactcggtttatgcattaaagttacatttctattaaaatatgagttctatttttttttataagtaaagacatagagaaaaaaatttattagaaaaagggCACCTTAAGGCTGACCCAAAAGCATACAGGGGGGTATACAAGAGGCGCCAAAAGGCATGAACAAAAGAAAAGGGGATACAAAAATCACCAACCCTcatctagaacccaaccaatcaaaaaaactGAATAAAAGAAGAGGACCTTCATTTACAACCGACTTAGTCCAAAACCAAaggttacatacaaaagaatttttcaacctatgaatcgaaagctcctcattttcaaaatatgagTTCTATTAAATGAACTTTAGgtaaaacgtttcaaaattgacattattttacctaaagactttacctaagtgttagaaacaaaaagacaaaaaaaagataggttttcaggccaaaaatggtgaaccagTCGAGGCACTGGCCAACCGGCTAGGGTACCGACCAACCAATTACTCCTTCCCGATCGAGGTTCAATCGAGAGATGCAAAAAACActttctctcttccaatagcCTTTCTCTCCCAGTGGAGAGATGTGCCTTTCCGGTCGAGGTTTAGTCAAAGCCCGATCGAGGTCCAGTCGAGAGTAACGGTCACCTACCAAACATttaatgctccaacggctaatGAACTGGTCGACCACCAGCTCGACCGACTGAGGCTGCTTCTTGGTTTTTTAGCTCCCGaagttagaaacctataaattgagaactcaccttcatttatgagtaagagaacacctacatttatttgtttacttacTTGTTCTTGCCATAAaaactctcattcttttcttggtacattaaatcttcatttgcatattctttagtgcacctttgtgattcatcctagccttgagttgtatttgagccattgttgagcaaggttgagagattcaaacttgttaattgagtgttaaaactttcaagtgagtagagactTGAAGAAATTGTGTAAGAACCCATTGGAACCGAAATCTAAGTGTAAAATGTGATTAGAagttggttgaagcttcaagtataactggaaccctcactcggttaggagtttgaggagagtgggtgtagcaaggaagtgtcgaaccactataaatttgAGTTTGCTTTCTAtaaccttatctctttatatttgtgcttcttgtgtttaaaaagaatttttttttttaactccaattcaccccccctcttgggtatttttgtatatttagattagccctttattttctcaattaccAATGTACCATTACTTTATATTGCAATGAAGGTTTTCAATTAAGCCCTAATTCAAATTTAAGGGCACCTCTATGTCTCTATCTCTGATATTTTTGTCACTGGTGATAGAGGCATTTGTCATTGATGCTATAGCTTGTATTCACAACCTTTGCAATGTTTTACTTCAATAGGCCATTAAAACCATTGCCCAATGCAGGTCCCACCAAGAGCATTTCTTGGAGGGTTGAGTTGTATATAGTCCTAACCACCTATATTTTTGCACAAGTGACTACTCTCAAGATTTGTATCTGCATACTCCTACAGACCAAGGCTATGACCATTGCACTAGACAATGGTGCCATCCCTACAACTCGATGTGATAGACTAGGATTGATCTAGGGCATATAGTGTTTGACAACTAAAGGCTTTGCTGTTCTAGTTGGATTATACATTGTTTCGGTGTGAGTGttctagttaatttttttttttttgattggaagtgTTCTAGTTAATTTTCATAACTTAGATTTTCATAACTTAGATTTCTTATAATGAATGTTTCTGTTCCCCATCCTTGCTCTGTTTGCTcatgttttaaaatgaatttcaatccTATTATAAGgttcttttccttaattttattGTACATTAACTAATTGCTTAAATGCAAGTATGGGTCACGGATTCAAGGAACAATCATgcaatatatatcatataacatGCTATATTTGACATATAAATGGGGCAAATGCCCATGGCAACAGAAGGGCTAGTCCTTGGCTTGGTTGCACGTTTTAATGATTACATTCTGGGTTTCACATACACCCATGACCTAACTCAAGTGGCAAGGGATTGAACTTGAACTATGGATAAAGGAGGTCCTGGGTTTGAATCtctgttagaaaaaaaaaagttacccataaaaaaaaataattatgggTCCACATTTTCTAATGCTAAGAAATGCTTTACATCACATTATTGTGAAGAATACAAATAGATTAATCTTCTTTACACTGTTGATTTCATATGTACAATTCCTTCTCTGTGATGAAGTTCTTCATCTTCATGCATCTCCTATTCTATTTAGTGAAAATGTCCTATTCTATAAACcaccttcttcttcattgtactAAAACAAGGGTCTTGTGGGAAGTGTTCTTTACATTGGATGGGGTGTCATGGGTGCTGCCTTCTTCATTAGAGAGACTCTCCTTAGTTGAcagggttcttttgtgggcaaaaagcgtaagaaggtgtggagagcaACTCCTCTATACatcttttggacggtttggaaagcGAGAAATAGATTGACCTTCAAAGATGATGTGCTTTCGATCTAGAGActcaaatacttttttgttttttcccatTGGTCAGAGGCAGAGTTGTTTATAGTTGATCACCCTCTAACTTTAGTTagtttttttgattggttgggctctagtTAAGGTTGTTTTTTAACCTGATTGGGCGTTTATTTACTTGTAGTTTTTGGCCGGTTTGACAATAggtgtataggtattgtataccttGAATTGCTCTTTTGGTGCCTCTTTTcaatagatcttttcttcacctatccaaaaaataaataaataaattctggGTCCACATTTTCTAATGCTAAGAAATGCTTTACATCACATTATTGTGTAGAATACAAATAGATCAATCTTCTTTACACTGTTGATTTCATAGGTACAATTCCTTCTCTGTGATGAAGTTCATCTTCATGCATATCATATTCTATTAAGTGAAAATGTCCTTATCACAACTATCAactcataaataaaattgtgtatcattttcatatttttccatgTTATGAATCAAATTGTTTCATGTAGCATagatctttttcattttttatatataatgagaaaaaaaaatgtatacttATATGAACAGTGTATGTATTGCAAACATTAAGCATAGAGCAAAATATAACTGACTTCATTAAAGATAGTAAAATATAGGCATTCGGCATAGCATACATATGCAAGTATAGAATATTAGAGTTTTAATTAAATCAACTCAAGGAGGGCTTTCACGAGGGTGGTGAGGGTACTTAGGTGTGAAATGGCACCAAAAATGGGGCCTTTCTGTCAAATATTTTCACCCTTTCCTATCCTTAGGGCCTCCTATCCAATTTTCAGACAAGGAGGTTTGGGGCTCAGGGGCTTCCCTCAAAGCATGCTCCTGTCTGGGAAGCAGTTTAGGAGAAAATCCTAGCCATTGATCAGCTTATGAGGAGAACACAGTCCTTGGTTAACAAATGGTcattatgtaaaataaaatagtcaGCATATCATATTCTCATTCATCATAGCAAGACTTCTATTTTGGTTCTCTTGCTCTCGTTATTTGGAATGAAGTTGTGTTTCTGCTGCTGCTGCTTTAAAAGCTCCTTTTCTGTTGGCATAGTAGAGGGATTGGTAAGTGACGTAGGAAAGTGAAGAAGCTCACTCCAGTTGCTTTTTTGTGGTGTATCTGGAGAGAGTGAGAGGGAGCAACAACATAATTTTTGAAGAGAAAGTGCAATGGATCAAGTGCTAAAAGTTTTTAACCTCAACTTTCATTTTCTGTGCTTCAAGGTTATTTTGGGGAATGTCAAtgtttctttgttggatatcaTAGATAGAATTACATAGAGGCTACCATTGGTGGTTTGaggttttctctctttttctatttccttttgaCAATCCTCATGTATACTTCCTGTGTACTTGGTTAGGGCTGCCTTTTTTAGACACTTTGCTAATGAAATTtctatttgcctatcaaaaaaagttCCACATTCATACAAGTCCCCAACCAATATATACAACAATATgccaataaaaagaaaaaaagaaaagggaaccAAAAAACACGTATAAATATTTACTTGTATGTATGTTCATATTCAAAGTGCTAACCTCCCAAGTACTCATTCATTCAACccccaaaaaaggaaaagaaaaataatgaaaaaaaaagactaataTATTAAGCAAAAGTCTTCATTTGCCATCATCCTGAGGGTCAACATTCAAATCACTCAAATAATACCTTCCTAATGCATGTTGATCAATACTTACATTTAAGATTGTATCTTCCACCGGTGGCTTTGTAGAAACTAGAAAGCATGTTTTATATAGAATCATTCCCACTTCTGCATATCTTGTCTAACTTAAAAGGACATTCTAAACACTTTATCtaattgtcttttaaaaaaactattaaagcTTGAACTTctgaaaaaatatgtattttttttaataggtattgaattttctttataatatttatttaaaaagttgaTAGGTGTCAGTCTCATATCTATCACAGATGTATTGCTAGATACACCTAAGATGTGATACATAATGGTGATACATGTTGCTTATCATTAAAAACTTGTTTTGCCCTTGAGGCTTGACTCAACTGCTAAAGGTTTGGGGAGGGTTTATGcgaggttccaggttcaagtcccagtGGGGACAGAAATTTgccaacaaaaagaaaaaaaaatcactagaAACTTGTTTCATATTGTATATATCTTATCATGAGTTACAAGTTTTTGACAACTATGGTCAAAATATGCAGAAAACAACTCCTCCAATTTAACATGTCCTAGAAAGCACATCAAATCAAAGAATCTTATCACTGAACAAGCTTGCTAGACCAGATTCTTGTGTCCAATTTTCTTTAGTGCCAATCAAACTACAGGAATTGTTTTAGAAAGGATCTTTCTAGTCCCTGAGCTTTGCCAAACCTTGAGCTTCTGGATTGTATGGCAACATATGACCCATCAGGACAGCCAACTTGAGCAGAACCTAATTTCAAGATTCTTACCAACAGTGTCAGAcatagagaataaaaataacCATTAAGAAACATCTTTCCTTTCCTCATCTTCCTTCTACTTCCTTCAGAAAGCAATCAAAAGAGGCCTTTTAATGC contains:
- the LOC100254214 gene encoding uncharacterized protein LOC100254214; translated protein: MGMSGKEEWRKMADTHMMKDEEVKTKGVEASKRPPGHNPGEVLHQRRKLPYSPPTMAVAGFLIAATLGYFTLYAMKKPEATAKDVAKVATGTAEPQDTHPRK
- the LOC100249108 gene encoding early nodulin-like protein 13; translation: MAGFLRALCYSQVLVFLLSITCSAAKEFLVGGKTNAWKIPSSQSDSLNKWAESSRFLVGDSLVWTYDKEKDSVLKVRREAYISCNTSDAIEEYNGGNTKVTLDKSGPHYFISGADGHCEKGQKVIVVVLSQRHRLVGVSPAPSPSEVEGPAVAPTSDASSFKAGYLVALGVLVGFMWM